Proteins encoded by one window of Candidatus Binatus sp.:
- a CDS encoding MoaD/ThiS family protein produces MPTVVIPALLRKFTGGVERVELPGKSIRELVQRLGERFPGIDQQLLEDGDIRPSIAVSIDGEIATGGVLDAVGEDSEVHFIPALGGGEA; encoded by the coding sequence ATGCCAACGGTTGTGATTCCCGCGCTGCTCCGCAAATTCACCGGCGGCGTCGAGCGCGTTGAACTGCCGGGAAAATCGATCCGCGAGCTGGTTCAGCGTCTTGGCGAGCGGTTTCCAGGCATCGACCAGCAGTTACTCGAGGATGGGGACATCCGGCCGTCGATCGCGGTATCAATCGACGGTGAAATAGCCACCGGCGGCGTGCTCGATGCCGTTGGCGAGGACAGCGAAGTGCATTTCATTCCCGCGCTTGGCGGAGGCGAAGCCTGA